One Paenisporosarcina sp. FSL H8-0542 genomic region harbors:
- the yugI gene encoding S1 domain-containing post-transcriptional regulator GSP13, protein MTKKYEVGEVISGKVTGVQPYGAFVALDEETQGLVHISEITYGYVKDVSEFLSVGQEIDVKVLEVDEEAGKISLSIRALQERPPVLRKEDKPKKSLQARVDEHDAEGFNSLKDKLQDWIKQSGQ, encoded by the coding sequence ATGACTAAGAAGTACGAAGTTGGGGAAGTAATCTCAGGAAAAGTAACAGGCGTACAGCCATATGGCGCGTTTGTAGCATTAGACGAAGAAACCCAAGGATTAGTGCATATTTCGGAAATCACATATGGTTATGTGAAAGACGTAAGCGAATTCTTGTCTGTTGGGCAAGAAATCGATGTGAAAGTACTTGAAGTGGACGAAGAAGCAGGAAAAATCAGCCTTTCTATCCGTGCATTACAAGAACGCCCACCGGTTTTACGTAAAGAAGACAAACCGAAAAAATCATTGCAAGCACGCGTTGACGAGCATGATGCAGAAGGTTTCAACTCTTTAAAAGACAAATTACAAGATTGGATCAAACAATCCGGTCAATGA
- a CDS encoding sigma 54-interacting transcriptional regulator has product MNDKDLQLLPFYRFASDHISVGIHAIDRNGRTILYNEKMKNIEGLDLQDVADRSLLELFQFDQQESTLLKVLQSGEHVLNVKQTYWNRNGHEITTINDTHPVFDNGELIGAVELARDVTTLERLVYQPLRRYGEPITFSVITAVSESMKHVISTAKKAAMARLSVLLVGEAGTGKDLVAEGIHYELSPPLSHFYTLYCHNSDPTILNKLREDMIALEASTIFCERIDLLTLGMQQQLLEMVNDSTLGDHLFLASVGADPVDLIASGELLKELYYFFASMTIVVPPLRERREDIDPFIHDYFARHRVRFGSAIIGLTEEVRDIFHSYDWPGNLKEVEILLDEIASMLTVEEMVTFEMLPLHFKLKMQELREPLKRAEDFVVQSDRELLPLEDYLREAEMYYLQKVMGMFEGNVTKAAVALGMSRQNLQYRLRKIRK; this is encoded by the coding sequence GTGAACGATAAAGATCTTCAATTATTGCCGTTTTACCGTTTTGCAAGTGATCATATTTCAGTGGGAATCCACGCAATTGACCGGAATGGGCGGACCATTTTATACAACGAAAAAATGAAAAACATTGAAGGCCTTGATTTACAGGATGTCGCTGACCGCTCCCTTCTTGAATTATTTCAATTCGACCAACAGGAAAGTACCCTTTTGAAAGTTCTGCAAAGCGGCGAACACGTGTTGAATGTCAAACAAACCTATTGGAATCGCAATGGCCATGAAATTACAACCATCAACGATACCCATCCTGTTTTTGATAATGGAGAATTAATCGGGGCTGTTGAGCTAGCACGTGACGTTACCACATTGGAACGCTTAGTTTATCAACCTTTGCGCCGATATGGGGAACCAATAACATTTTCAGTAATTACGGCTGTTTCCGAATCGATGAAACACGTTATCTCAACCGCCAAAAAAGCGGCGATGGCACGTTTATCTGTCTTGCTTGTTGGTGAAGCTGGAACCGGAAAAGACTTGGTCGCTGAAGGCATTCATTATGAATTATCGCCACCTTTGTCCCATTTTTATACGTTATATTGCCACAACTCCGATCCGACGATTCTCAATAAATTAAGAGAAGACATGATTGCGCTTGAAGCGAGCACGATATTTTGTGAACGAATTGACCTTTTGACTTTGGGTATGCAACAACAACTACTGGAAATGGTTAATGACTCTACGCTAGGGGACCACTTATTTTTAGCAAGTGTAGGGGCAGACCCTGTGGATTTGATTGCTTCGGGAGAATTATTAAAAGAGCTTTATTACTTCTTCGCCTCCATGACGATTGTCGTCCCTCCCTTGCGTGAACGACGAGAAGATATTGATCCATTTATACACGATTATTTTGCACGACATCGGGTTCGCTTCGGTTCAGCAATCATTGGCCTGACAGAAGAAGTACGTGACATTTTTCATTCGTACGACTGGCCAGGTAATTTAAAAGAAGTGGAAATCTTACTGGATGAGATCGCTTCGATGCTTACTGTAGAAGAAATGGTGACGTTCGAAATGTTGCCTCTGCATTTCAAATTAAAAATGCAGGAATTGCGGGAACCTCTTAAACGAGCAGAAGATTTCGTTGTCCAATCTGATCGTGAGTTACTGCCACTGGAAGATTATTTACGTGAAGCGGAAATGTACTATTTGCAGAAAGTGATGGGCATGTTTGAAGGAAATGTCACAAAAGCTGCAGTTGCTTTAGGAATGAGCAGGCAGAACCTGCAATATCGTTTAAGGAAGATAAGAAAATAA
- the pruA gene encoding L-glutamate gamma-semialdehyde dehydrogenase: MIPYKHEAFTDFTKEENKKAIQDGYKTVAGYMGQDFPLIIGGERITTEDKIVSYNPANKTEVVGSVSKANQELASKAMDIADATFNTWKKVKPEIRADVLFKAAAIMRRRKFEFSALLSKEAGKTWVEADVEAAEAIDFLEYYGRQMLRLKDGQPVESRPGEYNRYDYIPMGVAVVISPWNFPFAIMAGTAVAAMVTGNTVLLKPASTTPVVAYKFMEVLEEAGMPAGVVNFIPGSGAEVGDFMVDHPRTRLISFTGSRDVGLRIFERSSKLTEGQIWIKRVIAEMGGKDTIVVDKEADLELAAQSIVKSAFGFSGQKCSACSRAVIVEDVYDQVVNRVEELTKALSVGVPDQDEHFVGPVIDGAAFKKIMSYIEIGKGEGRLVSGGTGDDSKGFFIQPTVIADLDPKARIMQEEIFGPVVGICKAKDFDEALEIANNTEYGLTGAVITNNRMNQEKAREDFHVGNLYFNRGCTGAIVGYQPFGGFNMSGTDSKAGGPDYLTLHLQAKTTSEML, encoded by the coding sequence ATGATTCCTTATAAACATGAAGCATTTACAGATTTCACTAAAGAAGAAAACAAAAAAGCCATCCAAGATGGTTATAAAACAGTAGCAGGTTATATGGGTCAAGACTTCCCACTTATCATTGGTGGCGAACGCATTACAACTGAAGACAAAATTGTTTCTTACAATCCAGCTAACAAAACTGAAGTTGTAGGTTCTGTATCTAAAGCAAACCAAGAATTAGCTTCTAAAGCTATGGATATCGCTGATGCTACATTCAATACATGGAAAAAAGTAAAACCTGAAATTCGTGCTGATGTATTATTCAAAGCGGCAGCAATTATGCGTCGTCGTAAATTTGAATTCTCTGCATTACTTTCTAAAGAAGCTGGTAAAACATGGGTTGAAGCTGACGTTGAAGCAGCTGAAGCAATCGATTTCCTAGAATACTACGGTCGTCAAATGCTTCGTTTGAAAGATGGTCAACCAGTTGAAAGCCGTCCAGGTGAGTATAACCGTTATGACTACATTCCAATGGGTGTGGCAGTTGTTATTTCTCCTTGGAACTTCCCATTCGCTATCATGGCGGGTACTGCAGTTGCGGCAATGGTTACTGGTAACACAGTATTACTGAAGCCTGCTTCTACAACACCAGTTGTTGCATATAAATTTATGGAAGTATTAGAAGAAGCAGGTATGCCTGCAGGAGTGGTAAACTTCATTCCAGGTTCTGGTGCTGAAGTTGGGGACTTTATGGTTGATCACCCACGCACACGTTTAATCAGTTTCACTGGTTCACGTGACGTTGGTCTTCGTATCTTCGAACGTTCTTCTAAATTAACTGAAGGTCAAATTTGGATTAAACGTGTAATCGCTGAAATGGGCGGTAAAGACACAATCGTTGTTGATAAAGAAGCTGATTTAGAATTAGCTGCTCAATCAATCGTGAAATCTGCATTCGGTTTCAGTGGACAAAAATGTTCAGCATGTTCACGCGCTGTAATCGTTGAAGATGTATACGATCAAGTAGTAAACCGCGTTGAAGAATTAACTAAGGCTCTATCAGTTGGTGTTCCAGATCAAGATGAGCATTTCGTAGGTCCAGTTATCGATGGCGCTGCATTCAAAAAAATCATGAGCTACATTGAAATTGGTAAAGGTGAAGGTCGTCTAGTTTCTGGTGGTACTGGTGACGATTCTAAAGGATTCTTCATTCAACCAACTGTAATCGCTGACTTAGATCCTAAAGCTCGCATCATGCAAGAAGAAATCTTTGGACCAGTTGTAGGTATCTGTAAAGCTAAAGATTTCGACGAAGCTCTTGAAATTGCAAACAACACAGAATACGGCTTAACTGGTGCGGTAATTACAAACAACCGTATGAACCAAGAAAAAGCACGTGAAGACTTCCATGTGGGTAACTTGTACTTCAACCGCGGATGTACTGGCGCTATCGTTGGATACCAACCATTCGGTGGATTCAACATGTCAGGTACAGACTCTAAAGCAGGCGGTCCTGACTACCTGACTTTACACTTACAAGCAAAAACAACATCTGAAATGTTATAA
- a CDS encoding ornithine--oxo-acid transaminase, with protein MTVSQNVIAQTEKFGAPNYHPLPIVISEAQGVWVKDPEGNKYMDMLSAYSAVNQGHRHPKIIQALKDQADRVTLTSRAFHNDQLGPWYEMICELSGKDMALPMNTGAEAVETAIKAARRWAYDVKGIAENQAEVIACNGNFHGRTMAAVSLSSDPDYKRGFGPMLPGINLIPYGDIESLKSAITPNTAAFLIEPIQGEAGIVIPPAGFMKAARELCRENNVLFIADEIQAGLCRTGKMFACEWEDVDPDMYILGKALGGGVFPISCVVANKEILEVFNPGSHGSTFGGNPMACAVSIASLNVLTEEKLAERSEELGNYFKDALSKIEHSSIKEVRGRGLFIGMELNTEARPYCEELKELGLLCKETHDTVIRFAPPLVITKEELDWAIEKIQKVFNK; from the coding sequence ATGACAGTTTCACAAAACGTTATTGCGCAAACAGAAAAATTTGGTGCGCCAAACTATCATCCACTTCCGATTGTTATTTCTGAAGCACAAGGTGTATGGGTTAAGGATCCAGAAGGTAACAAATACATGGATATGTTATCTGCTTATTCGGCAGTAAACCAAGGGCATCGTCACCCGAAAATTATCCAAGCGCTTAAAGATCAAGCTGACCGTGTAACTTTGACGTCACGTGCATTCCATAACGATCAGTTAGGACCTTGGTATGAAATGATTTGTGAGTTATCTGGAAAAGATATGGCACTTCCTATGAATACAGGGGCTGAAGCTGTTGAAACAGCTATTAAGGCAGCTCGTCGATGGGCTTATGATGTAAAAGGTATTGCTGAAAACCAAGCAGAAGTCATTGCTTGTAACGGAAACTTCCACGGACGTACGATGGCGGCAGTTTCTTTATCTTCAGATCCTGATTACAAACGTGGCTTCGGACCAATGCTTCCAGGTATCAATTTGATTCCTTACGGAGACATTGAATCGTTAAAATCAGCAATCACACCGAATACAGCGGCATTCTTGATTGAACCAATTCAAGGGGAAGCAGGCATTGTCATTCCTCCAGCCGGATTCATGAAAGCTGCTCGTGAACTTTGTCGCGAAAACAACGTCCTATTTATTGCAGATGAAATTCAAGCAGGACTATGTCGTACTGGTAAAATGTTCGCATGTGAATGGGAAGATGTTGATCCAGATATGTACATTTTGGGTAAAGCACTTGGCGGAGGAGTATTCCCAATCTCTTGCGTAGTAGCCAACAAAGAAATTCTTGAAGTATTTAACCCTGGATCTCATGGTTCAACTTTTGGTGGGAACCCAATGGCTTGTGCAGTATCGATTGCTTCTTTGAACGTATTGACAGAAGAGAAGTTAGCAGAACGCTCTGAAGAACTAGGAAACTATTTCAAAGATGCACTGTCAAAAATCGAACATTCTTCTATTAAAGAAGTACGTGGTCGCGGATTATTTATCGGAATGGAACTAAATACAGAAGCTCGTCCTTATTGTGAGGAATTGAAAGAGCTTGGACTTTTATGTAAAGAAACGCATGATACGGTCATTCGTTTTGCTCCTCCATTGGTTATTACAAAAGAAGAATTGGACTGGGCAATCGAAAAAATTCAAAAAGTATTCAATAAATAA
- a CDS encoding Glu/Leu/Phe/Val dehydrogenase, which yields MAENLNLFTSTQDVIQDALNKLGYDEGMFELLKEPLRMLEVRIPIKMDDGKVKVFTGYRAQHNDAVGPTKGGVRFHPEVSEDEVKALSMWMTLKCGIVDLPYGGGKGGIICDPRKMSMNEIEKLSRGYVRAISQFVGPTKDIPAPDVFTNSQIMAWMMDEYSRIDEFNSPGFITGKPIVLGGSQGRERATAQGVTICVEEAAKKRGIDMNGARVVIQGFGNAGSFLAKFMSDAGAKVIGISDAYGALHDPNGLDIDYLLDRRDSFGTVTTLFENTISNKELLELDCDILVPAAIENQITSENAHNIRASIVVEAANGPTTTEATKILTDRGILLVPDVLASAGGVTVSYFEWVQNNQGYYWTEEEVNEKLYKKMVDAFENVYTVSTTRNINMRLAAYMVGVRKTAEASRFRGWV from the coding sequence ATGGCTGAAAATCTAAACCTGTTCACATCAACACAAGATGTTATTCAGGACGCTCTTAACAAACTTGGATATGATGAAGGAATGTTTGAACTTTTAAAAGAACCATTGCGTATGCTTGAAGTGCGTATTCCAATTAAAATGGATGATGGTAAAGTAAAAGTATTCACGGGTTATCGTGCTCAACATAACGACGCTGTAGGACCTACTAAAGGTGGCGTACGTTTCCACCCGGAGGTTTCTGAAGATGAAGTGAAAGCATTATCAATGTGGATGACATTGAAATGCGGAATCGTTGATTTACCTTATGGTGGTGGTAAGGGCGGAATTATTTGCGACCCTCGAAAAATGTCAATGAACGAAATTGAAAAACTTAGTCGTGGCTATGTTCGCGCGATTAGTCAATTTGTGGGACCAACTAAAGATATTCCAGCTCCAGATGTATTTACAAATTCACAAATTATGGCTTGGATGATGGATGAATATAGCCGTATTGATGAATTTAACTCACCAGGTTTCATTACTGGTAAACCAATTGTTCTTGGAGGTTCTCAAGGACGTGAACGCGCTACTGCCCAAGGTGTAACAATCTGTGTGGAAGAAGCTGCAAAAAAACGCGGCATCGATATGAATGGGGCACGTGTGGTCATTCAAGGTTTCGGTAATGCTGGTAGTTTCTTAGCTAAGTTTATGAGTGATGCAGGAGCTAAAGTAATCGGAATCTCAGATGCATACGGAGCTTTACATGATCCGAATGGTTTAGATATTGATTATTTACTGGATCGCCGTGATAGTTTTGGAACGGTAACAACATTGTTCGAAAATACAATCTCTAATAAAGAATTACTTGAATTAGATTGCGATATTTTAGTACCGGCAGCAATTGAAAATCAAATTACTTCTGAAAACGCACACAACATTCGTGCGAGCATCGTAGTAGAAGCTGCAAATGGCCCGACTACTACTGAAGCTACAAAAATACTAACTGATCGAGGCATTTTACTTGTTCCTGACGTACTTGCTAGCGCAGGTGGTGTTACAGTATCTTATTTTGAATGGGTTCAAAATAATCAAGGTTATTACTGGACAGAAGAAGAAGTAAACGAAAAACTTTATAAAAAAATGGTGGACGCATTTGAAAATGTTTACACTGTTTCAACAACACGCAACATCAATATGCGATTAGCAGCATATATGGTTGGTGTTCGTAAAACTGCAGAAGCTTCTCGCTTCCGTGGCTGGGTATAA
- a CDS encoding iron-containing alcohol dehydrogenase — protein MNAFSFYNPVKLIFGKGQLEQIKQELPTYGKKVLLVYGGGSIKKNGLYEEVMTTLKAADLEVFELSGVDPNPRISSVRRGVEICKNENIDVLLAVGGGSVIDCTKLIAAGAKYDGDAWDFVSRKAVPETALPFGTVLTLAATGSEMNAGSVITNEETQEKYGWGSPLVYPKFSILDPTYTFSVPQDQTVYGIVDMMSHIFEQYFNNATSTPVQDEMCEGVLRAIMETAPKLLNNLHSYEHRETILFSGTIALNGMLQMGYQGDWATHNIEHAVSAIYDIPHAGGLAILFPHWMRHNIKVDPERFARLAVYVFGVEPEGKTVDEIANEGIDNLRAFWTSLGAPETLADYNIDDSKIESMVEKAMVYGPFGNFVPLEAGDVRAILKASL, from the coding sequence ATGAATGCATTTTCATTTTATAACCCTGTTAAATTGATTTTTGGTAAAGGCCAACTTGAACAGATCAAACAAGAATTACCTACATACGGCAAAAAAGTACTGCTCGTTTATGGTGGCGGAAGTATTAAGAAAAATGGTCTCTATGAAGAAGTAATGACCACTTTAAAAGCGGCGGATTTGGAAGTATTTGAATTGAGTGGAGTGGACCCGAATCCACGAATCTCAAGCGTCCGAAGAGGCGTAGAAATTTGTAAGAACGAAAATATCGACGTTTTACTTGCGGTAGGGGGCGGCTCTGTCATTGATTGTACGAAGCTAATTGCTGCTGGTGCAAAATATGATGGGGATGCTTGGGACTTTGTCAGTCGTAAAGCAGTACCTGAAACGGCATTGCCTTTTGGTACAGTATTGACATTGGCTGCAACTGGTTCTGAAATGAATGCGGGATCGGTTATTACTAATGAAGAGACACAGGAAAAATACGGATGGGGTAGCCCATTGGTATACCCTAAATTCTCTATATTAGATCCTACATACACTTTCTCAGTTCCGCAAGATCAAACTGTTTATGGAATTGTGGATATGATGTCTCATATTTTTGAGCAATATTTCAATAACGCTACGAGTACACCGGTTCAAGATGAAATGTGTGAAGGCGTATTGCGTGCCATTATGGAAACTGCACCAAAACTACTGAACAATTTACACTCGTATGAACATCGTGAAACCATTCTTTTCTCCGGAACAATTGCTTTAAACGGCATGTTGCAAATGGGGTACCAAGGAGACTGGGCAACTCACAATATTGAGCATGCAGTATCAGCAATTTATGATATTCCCCATGCAGGTGGACTAGCAATTCTATTCCCACATTGGATGCGTCATAATATCAAAGTTGATCCAGAACGTTTTGCCAGATTGGCGGTTTATGTATTTGGCGTAGAGCCTGAAGGCAAGACGGTTGATGAAATAGCAAATGAAGGAATCGATAACTTGCGTGCTTTTTGGACTTCACTAGGAGCACCCGAGACACTTGCCGACTATAACATCGACGATTCTAAAATTGAATCGATGGTTGAAAAAGCTATGGTTTACGGTCCATTCGGAAACTTCGTACCATTAGAAGCAGGCGATGTACGCGCCATTTTAAAAGCTTCACTTTAA
- a CDS encoding YugN family protein: protein MIELNSSIEGRRFEKGHLEEFLTSHGFTVGGGWDYDHAYFDYVFQKTPYYDVLRIPVTVKSGDFEQASAKLECGVPFLLRHCYQYGIDDEKDALFGVGGGVMNQFQKPTNKDAPISNKLVVQGVELLKTLDSRLQ from the coding sequence TTGATAGAACTTAATTCTTCAATAGAAGGAAGACGTTTTGAAAAAGGTCACCTAGAAGAGTTTTTAACAAGTCATGGATTTACGGTAGGTGGAGGTTGGGATTACGACCATGCCTATTTTGATTATGTTTTTCAAAAGACACCATATTACGATGTCTTACGAATTCCGGTAACTGTGAAAAGTGGAGATTTTGAACAGGCATCGGCCAAATTGGAATGTGGCGTTCCTTTCTTATTAAGACATTGTTATCAGTATGGCATTGATGACGAAAAAGATGCCCTTTTTGGAGTTGGCGGAGGAGTAATGAATCAATTCCAAAAACCGACCAATAAAGATGCACCGATCAGCAATAAACTTGTCGTTCAGGGCGTGGAATTACTAAAAACTCTAGATAGTCGTTTACAATAG
- a CDS encoding cation diffusion facilitator family transporter, whose amino-acid sequence MKEFFGLLKEGNKPSLLAAIVNTVIAILKGIAFFFTGNVAMFAEMMHSIGDAANQFFVFIGSALSKKAPTPRFPNGFGRVVNLVCLGAVLIVGILSYETVIEGWHHIQHPAKSGGLFITLGVLAIAIILETFVLYKAAKEVLHEAGVPKATGLAPLTLAFSHLNRAKPATKLVFMEDLVATSGGVLAFIAVLIAHFTGFLQAEGIASIMIGLMMFYVVGRVFLENARGAIGETDEQMLNHIAHLVFEHKDVKDIQKLAVIKEGEFLHVELVAEVDPSISFAEADDIRDHLVDLILHQQGVQDVTISFDEDDGVTHWKHVSNRPEILPPQ is encoded by the coding sequence ATGAAAGAATTTTTCGGATTACTTAAAGAAGGTAATAAGCCTTCATTGTTAGCGGCTATCGTCAATACAGTAATCGCAATACTAAAAGGTATTGCATTCTTCTTCACAGGAAATGTAGCTATGTTTGCAGAAATGATGCACTCCATTGGGGATGCTGCAAACCAATTCTTTGTTTTCATCGGTTCTGCCCTTTCCAAGAAAGCTCCTACACCCCGTTTTCCAAATGGTTTCGGAAGAGTCGTTAATTTAGTTTGTCTAGGAGCAGTTCTAATTGTTGGGATATTGTCTTATGAGACTGTTATAGAAGGTTGGCATCATATACAACATCCAGCTAAATCAGGTGGTTTATTCATCACTCTCGGTGTATTAGCTATTGCAATCATATTAGAAACTTTCGTACTTTATAAAGCGGCAAAAGAAGTACTACATGAAGCTGGTGTGCCTAAAGCAACAGGATTGGCACCTTTAACACTCGCATTTAGTCATTTAAATCGAGCTAAACCCGCAACAAAATTAGTCTTTATGGAAGATTTAGTGGCAACAAGCGGAGGAGTTCTGGCATTTATCGCAGTGTTAATCGCTCATTTCACAGGGTTTTTACAAGCAGAAGGTATCGCTTCCATCATGATTGGTTTAATGATGTTCTACGTTGTTGGTCGCGTTTTCCTGGAAAATGCACGTGGAGCAATCGGGGAAACGGACGAACAAATGTTGAACCATATTGCGCATCTCGTATTTGAACATAAAGACGTTAAAGATATTCAAAAGCTTGCAGTAATTAAAGAAGGCGAGTTTTTACATGTTGAACTAGTTGCTGAAGTGGACCCTTCAATCTCTTTTGCAGAGGCTGATGACATTCGAGATCATCTTGTAGATTTAATTCTTCATCAACAAGGTGTTCAAGATGTAACTATTTCATTCGATGAAGACGATGGGGTCACTCACTGGAAGCATGTCAGTAATCGACCGGAAATTTTACCTCCACAATGA
- a CDS encoding MgtC/SapB family protein — translation MGSIIVDGFIHTEILMKLGLAALLSLIIGLERELKKKPVGLKTSLVIATFSCLLTYISIESAYMAEARDGVNITMDPLRLAAQIVSGIGFLGAGVILRKGNDSITGLTTAAMIWGAGAIGIAVGAGFYVEATSCVLIVLVGIEVLPPLLSKIGPKRLRMKEVYMKVLLSESGSIEHLVSFLKSEEMVIESLRIKDIPLSDQRLKHEIELRFSTLPKHNSLTIYDSVHSLSYIDRVELEILS, via the coding sequence ATGGGCTCAATAATTGTTGACGGATTTATACATACTGAAATATTGATGAAATTAGGATTGGCTGCATTATTAAGTTTAATTATTGGTCTTGAGAGGGAACTTAAAAAGAAACCAGTTGGTTTGAAGACGAGTTTGGTTATTGCCACTTTCAGCTGTCTTCTTACATACATCTCTATTGAGTCAGCTTATATGGCAGAAGCTAGAGACGGTGTGAATATAACCATGGACCCTTTAAGGCTGGCAGCCCAAATCGTTAGTGGAATTGGTTTTCTAGGAGCGGGTGTAATACTGCGAAAAGGTAACGACAGTATTACCGGATTAACAACAGCTGCAATGATTTGGGGTGCTGGTGCTATCGGTATTGCTGTCGGAGCAGGTTTTTATGTAGAGGCGACGAGTTGTGTACTGATTGTTTTGGTTGGGATTGAGGTTCTTCCTCCACTTCTTTCTAAAATTGGTCCTAAGCGTCTTCGAATGAAGGAAGTATATATGAAGGTTCTCCTTTCTGAATCGGGTTCGATCGAACATTTGGTTTCTTTTCTTAAATCAGAAGAGATGGTCATTGAAAGTCTTCGTATCAAAGATATCCCACTTTCCGATCAACGACTGAAGCATGAAATTGAATTACGTTTTTCCACTTTACCAAAGCATAATTCGTTAACCATTTATGACAGTGTCCATTCTCTTTCATACATTGATCGAGTCGAACTAGAAATTTTATCCTAA
- a CDS encoding DMT family transporter — protein MEKPTIHPLIPIAVGVIAVALSAIFVKLANADAGVIAFYRMLFSVLIMAPIFFWKYTSEIKQLTKRDWTFSLVAGIFLAFHFILWFESLNYTSVASSTVLVTLQPIFAFAGTYFFFKERLSLKTIVSGVIALGGSILISWGDFRISGSALYGDVLALIACALVTAYLLFGQDVRQRLSLVTYTFVVYGISTITLFFYVLIKGESFGPYPADDWLWFILLAIVPNLLGHTLFNWSLKYVSTNVISIAILFEPVGAAILAFYIFDEYLITTQIIGGIIVIAGIVLFVVDFKKIFKLFSKKPLDL, from the coding sequence ATGGAAAAACCAACAATTCACCCTTTAATTCCAATTGCAGTTGGTGTTATCGCAGTTGCCCTGTCGGCAATATTTGTAAAACTTGCAAATGCGGATGCAGGGGTCATAGCATTTTATCGTATGTTATTTTCAGTATTGATTATGGCGCCCATTTTCTTTTGGAAATACACGTCAGAAATTAAACAATTAACAAAGAGAGATTGGACATTTTCGTTAGTTGCCGGAATCTTTTTGGCTTTTCACTTTATCTTATGGTTTGAATCACTAAATTACACATCGGTGGCCAGCTCAACGGTTCTAGTGACGTTACAACCTATTTTTGCCTTCGCGGGTACATACTTCTTTTTTAAAGAACGCTTATCATTAAAAACCATCGTATCTGGAGTCATTGCATTAGGAGGCTCGATTTTAATAAGCTGGGGAGACTTCCGAATCAGTGGGAGTGCATTATATGGAGATGTATTGGCGCTCATCGCTTGTGCACTTGTTACTGCCTATCTTTTATTCGGCCAGGATGTACGTCAAAGACTGTCTCTCGTTACATATACATTTGTGGTGTATGGAATTAGTACGATTACGCTATTTTTCTATGTATTAATTAAAGGAGAATCATTTGGACCTTATCCAGCTGATGATTGGTTATGGTTTATCTTATTAGCAATCGTACCGAATCTACTGGGACATACATTATTTAATTGGTCTTTAAAATATGTTTCAACAAATGTTATATCAATCGCAATTTTATTTGAGCCTGTGGGTGCAGCAATTTTAGCATTTTATATCTTTGATGAATATTTAATCACGACTCAGATCATCGGAGGAATCATCGTTATTGCAGGTATAGTGCTGTTTGTAGTGGACTTTAAGAAGATATTTAAACTTTTTAGTAAAAAACCTCTTGATTTATAA